A stretch of the Nicotiana tabacum cultivar K326 chromosome 6, ASM71507v2, whole genome shotgun sequence genome encodes the following:
- the LOC107769818 gene encoding GDSL esterase/lipase 5, translating to MANPMGAISSYFSSIIMMVVLYLGRMGATHHSLHISEPERGTAFFIFGDSYFDVGNNNYINTSTLDQANFWPYGQSYFKSPTGRFSDGRLISDFIAEHANVPVPPPFLQPGNKQDYSNGANFASAGAGSLVETFEGAVIDLKTQLNNFKKLKTSLRNKLGYSKSDKILRSAVYLIGIGTNDYLSPFLTNSTVLSAYSPSQYVQMVIGNLTTVVQEMYKKGGRKFGFLNLGELGCLPALRMLNPPTKNGCLQEASKLAKLHNLELNNLLLGMHKRLEGFTYSLYDFNRSLKLRMNHPSRYGFKEGKKACCGTGRFRGIYSCGGKRPVKQFEVCKSPKKHVFWDSYHLTETIYQQMAAEMWNGESSLKTFFHSFL from the exons ATGGCAAATCCTATGGGTGCAATAAGCAGCTATTTCAGTAGCATAATCATGATGGTGGTTTTATATCTGGGCCGAATGGGTGCAACACATCACAGTCTCCATATCAGTGAACCAGAAAGAGGAACGGCTTTCTTCATCTTTGGGGACTCTTACTTTGATGTAGGAAACAACAATTACATCAATACTTCCACTCTTGACCAAGCCAATTTCTGGCCCTATGGACAATCTTACTTCAAGTCCCCTACCGGAAGATTTTCTGACGGCCGTTTGATTTCAGATTTTATTG CTGAACATGCAAATGTTCCAGTGCCGCCACCCTTTCTGCAGCCTGGGAATAAACAGGATTATAGCAATGGAGCAAACTTTGCATCGGCTGGAGCTGGGTCTCTTGTCGAGACTTTCGAGGGAGCA GTGATTGATTTGAAGACCCAGTTGAACAACTTCAAGAAGCTCAAAACTTCGTTAAGAAACAAGTTGGGGTATTCAAAATCGGACAAAATATTGAGAAGTGCTGTTTACTTGATTGGCATTGGGACCAATGACTACTTAAGTCCCTTTTTGACCAATTCCACAGTCCTATCTGCCTATTCTCCTTCCCAATACGTACAAATGGTCATTGGCAACTTGACTACAGTGGTACAA GAGATGTACAAGAAGGGAGGCAGAAAATTCGGGTTTCTGAATTTGGGTGAGTTGGGATGTTTACCTGCCCTAAGAATGCTTAATCCTCCTACCAAAAATGGGTGTTTACAAGAAGCTTCAAAATTGGCGAAATTACATAATCTCGAGCTTAACAATCTTCTCTTAGGAATGCACAAACGATTAGAAGGATTCACCTACTCACTTTACGACTTCAACCGTAGTTTGAAACTGAGGATGAATCATCCCTCCAGATATG GTTTCAAGGAAGGGAAAAAGGCGTGTTGTGGGACGGGAAGATTTAGAGGAATATACAGCTGTGGAGGAAAGAGGCCAGTAAAGCAGTTTGAGGTTTGTAAAAGCCCAAAAAAGCATGTCTTTTGGGACTCCTATCATCTAACTGAAACTATTTACCAGCAAATGGCAGCTGAAATGTGGAATGGGGAGTCCAGTCTCAAGACTTTCTTTCATTCATTTCTATGA